From Lysinibacillus sp. SGAir0095, the proteins below share one genomic window:
- the map gene encoding type I methionyl aminopeptidase, with amino-acid sequence MIVQTSEELAALKKIGRICAEIRDAMKAATKPGITTKELDEIGGRMFEEAGAISGPKGEYDFPGFTCISVNHEVAHGIPGSRVINEGDMVNIDVSGSFDGYFADTGISFVVGDGHPEKEKLCKVAKSAFERAMTKVKAGSKLNQIGKAVEREARDNGLTVIMNLTGHGVGRALHEKPEHVLNYFDAWDTTILKEGMVLAVEPFISEKAEHIVEAGDGWTFITPDKSLVAQIEHTIVVTKDKPIILTQIED; translated from the coding sequence ATGATTGTACAAACAAGTGAAGAGTTAGCAGCGTTAAAAAAGATTGGACGAATTTGTGCTGAAATTCGTGATGCCATGAAAGCAGCAACAAAACCAGGTATTACAACAAAGGAATTAGACGAAATTGGCGGCCGTATGTTTGAAGAAGCAGGAGCAATTTCAGGTCCTAAAGGGGAGTATGATTTCCCTGGCTTTACTTGTATTAGTGTCAACCACGAGGTAGCACATGGTATTCCCGGTTCTAGAGTTATAAATGAAGGTGACATGGTAAATATTGATGTATCTGGTTCATTCGATGGCTATTTTGCAGATACAGGAATTTCTTTTGTTGTGGGAGATGGTCACCCTGAAAAAGAAAAGCTTTGTAAAGTAGCAAAATCTGCATTTGAACGAGCAATGACAAAAGTTAAAGCGGGATCAAAACTAAATCAAATTGGTAAAGCAGTAGAACGTGAAGCTAGAGATAATGGGTTAACAGTGATTATGAATTTAACTGGTCATGGTGTAGGGCGTGCTTTACATGAAAAGCCAGAACATGTATTAAACTATTTTGATGCTTGGGATACTACCATCCTGAAAGAAGGAATGGTGTTAGCGGTAGAACCATTTATTTCCGAAAAAGCGGAGCATATTGTGGAAGCGGGAGATGGTTGGACATTTATCACACCAGATAAATCCCTTGTTGCCCAGATTGAACATACGATTGTTGTTACAAAAGATAAACCGATTATTCTTACACAAATTGAGGACTAA
- a CDS encoding GNAT family N-acetyltransferase: MVKIEGDRLLLRTFVESDARSLAELMRRNKFFWSIHEPLHEEEFYTEEAQFKKILESIHLLRANREFSFGIYPKGSNALIGHISLYAIKRLPYNSAFIGYSIDERYTRKGIATEAIKEVIKFAFHNVKLHRIEAYVSPKNEGSIKVLENAQFVREGLLRELLYINGSWEDHYLYSLLQDDLRK; this comes from the coding sequence TTGGTAAAGATTGAGGGGGATCGCTTATTATTACGCACCTTTGTAGAGTCCGATGCTAGAAGTTTAGCTGAACTCATGAGAAGGAATAAATTTTTCTGGTCCATACATGAGCCGCTTCATGAAGAAGAATTTTACACTGAAGAGGCGCAATTTAAGAAAATATTAGAAAGTATTCATTTACTTCGTGCAAATCGGGAATTCTCATTTGGGATTTATCCCAAAGGCAGCAATGCATTAATTGGACATATATCCTTGTATGCCATTAAGAGGCTTCCATACAATAGTGCATTTATCGGCTACTCAATTGATGAAAGGTATACACGTAAAGGGATTGCAACTGAAGCGATAAAAGAAGTTATTAAATTTGCATTTCATAATGTGAAGCTGCATCGGATTGAGGCTTATGTATCACCCAAGAATGAAGGTTCCATTAAAGTACTGGAAAATGCCCAATTTGTTCGGGAAGGTTTATTAAGAGAGCTTTTGTATATTAATGGGAGCTGGGAAGATCATTATTTATATTCTTTACTTCAAGATGATCTTAGAAAATAA
- the motB gene encoding flagellar motor protein MotB, producing the protein MAKKSKKKKHDEHVDESWLLPYSDLMTLLLALFIVLFASSSIDQEKLDKMSAVFNEILDGGTGFMDHTSVVEKPDAVTDGISAEEAAYLQDQQELKEIQDRLDNFIAVNELESTFATKMTDEGLLITIRDSILFDPGQADVKQDYVEIADELSKILKLDPARHIVVTGHTDNIPQNTEEFSSNWELSVMRAVNLMKMIIDSNPELDPKFFSAKGYGEFNPIASNDTAAGRTQNRRVEVLIQQLVQEDGSKVNE; encoded by the coding sequence ATGGCAAAGAAGTCTAAAAAGAAAAAACATGATGAGCATGTAGATGAATCATGGCTATTACCCTATTCGGATTTAATGACCCTATTGTTAGCCCTGTTTATTGTTTTATTTGCTTCAAGTTCAATAGATCAAGAAAAACTTGATAAAATGTCAGCTGTGTTTAATGAGATTCTTGACGGTGGTACAGGCTTTATGGATCATACTTCGGTGGTGGAAAAGCCTGATGCCGTAACAGATGGAATTTCCGCAGAGGAAGCCGCCTATCTTCAAGATCAGCAGGAACTAAAGGAAATTCAAGATCGACTTGATAATTTTATCGCGGTTAATGAATTAGAAAGTACATTTGCCACAAAAATGACCGATGAGGGGTTATTAATAACAATCCGAGATAGTATTTTGTTTGATCCGGGGCAAGCAGATGTAAAGCAAGATTATGTTGAAATTGCCGATGAATTATCAAAAATTTTGAAATTAGACCCAGCAAGACATATTGTGGTTACTGGACATACAGACAATATTCCTCAAAATACAGAAGAGTTTAGCTCAAACTGGGAACTATCTGTTATGCGTGCAGTAAACTTAATGAAAATGATTATTGACAGTAATCCTGAGTTGGATCCTAAATTTTTCAGTGCAAAAGGTTACGGCGAATTTAACCCGATAGCATCAAACGACACGGCAGCTGGACGAACTCAAAACCGCCGTGTAGAAGTACTTATTCAACAATTGGTACAAGAAGATGGCAGTAAAGTAAATGAATAA
- the thiT gene encoding energy-coupled thiamine transporter ThiT — MNNKKLLMLVEIAIFAGIGLVLDQISFKFWAQGGSISFVMLPILIMAVRWGILAGITTGLLIGVLQMSFGAYILHWVQALLDYGVAFSVVGLAGIFRKQILRAAHEVNKKNITLYIVLGIVVGGLLRYAAHAIAGAVFFSEYAGDQNVWLYTIIYNGSYMIPAIILTAIVGSLIFTAAPRLLQTK; from the coding sequence ATGAACAATAAAAAACTATTAATGCTCGTTGAGATTGCGATTTTTGCGGGTATTGGTCTGGTACTGGACCAAATTTCATTTAAATTCTGGGCTCAAGGTGGCTCCATTAGCTTTGTAATGTTACCTATCCTCATCATGGCGGTGCGTTGGGGAATCTTAGCAGGTATTACCACAGGCTTACTAATTGGTGTTTTACAAATGAGTTTTGGAGCTTACATCTTACATTGGGTTCAAGCGTTACTTGATTATGGAGTAGCATTCTCAGTTGTAGGTCTTGCAGGCATATTCCGAAAACAAATTCTTCGAGCAGCTCATGAAGTTAATAAGAAAAACATTACCCTTTATATTGTATTGGGGATAGTAGTTGGCGGACTATTGCGCTACGCAGCACATGCAATTGCCGGTGCTGTTTTCTTTAGTGAATACGCAGGCGATCAAAATGTTTGGCTATATACAATAATTTATAATGGTTCTTATATGATTCCAGCAATCATCCTAACAGCCATCGTAGGTTCATTAATTTTCACTGCAGCCCCAAGACTTTTACAAACAAAATAA
- a CDS encoding PfkB family carbohydrate kinase, with protein MNEKEQLVLQTIKNNPFLSQQEMAEALNMSRPTLANIISGLIKKGEIVGRAYVLPERNSIFTIGGANVDRKFHIAGHVQYSTSNPSTVTESVGGVARNIAENLGRFGNEVKLITLMGQDQGAKFIEKESQAFMNLDYVEMLPDLKTGSYSAVLDSKGELILAMADMSIYDSLLPKFLTKHEALLSNAKCIIVDLNCPKETVVYLQNLATKRNIPFAIIPVSAPKIKNMPDNLMGVTYFICNRDEAEAYLNIRILNDQDYSRAVKMLMEKGASNVILTLGDQGAMVGSVEGIFYLKAEKLNEIIDVTGAGDAFVGGFIHGMLNDEPFMSAVKFGQDNATKTLQSDKTVRQNIATDELTNWRNN; from the coding sequence GTGAATGAAAAAGAGCAGCTCGTTCTTCAAACTATCAAGAACAACCCTTTTTTATCACAACAAGAAATGGCTGAAGCGTTGAATATGTCTCGTCCTACTCTAGCCAATATTATTTCGGGCCTTATTAAAAAAGGTGAGATTGTAGGACGAGCTTATGTGCTGCCAGAAAGAAATTCAATTTTCACAATAGGTGGGGCGAATGTTGACCGGAAGTTTCACATTGCTGGACACGTTCAATATAGTACGTCCAATCCCTCGACTGTTACCGAAAGTGTAGGCGGTGTCGCAAGAAATATAGCTGAGAATTTAGGTCGTTTTGGGAATGAGGTTAAGTTAATTACATTGATGGGTCAGGATCAAGGAGCGAAGTTTATCGAAAAAGAAAGTCAGGCATTTATGAACCTTGACTATGTCGAAATGTTGCCGGATTTAAAGACGGGTTCATATAGTGCAGTATTGGATTCTAAAGGTGAATTGATTCTGGCTATGGCCGATATGTCAATTTATGATTCTTTGTTGCCAAAATTCTTAACGAAACACGAGGCACTTTTAAGTAATGCAAAGTGCATTATTGTCGATCTAAACTGTCCAAAAGAAACGGTAGTGTATTTACAAAATCTTGCGACTAAACGAAATATCCCGTTTGCCATTATTCCAGTATCAGCACCAAAAATTAAAAACATGCCTGATAATCTAATGGGGGTTACTTATTTTATATGTAATCGTGATGAAGCCGAAGCTTACCTCAATATCCGAATATTAAACGACCAAGATTATTCAAGGGCAGTTAAAATGCTGATGGAAAAAGGTGCAAGTAATGTCATCTTAACTTTGGGTGATCAAGGGGCAATGGTCGGAAGTGTGGAAGGCATCTTTTATTTGAAGGCAGAAAAGCTAAACGAGATTATCGATGTAACCGGTGCAGGAGACGCATTTGTTGGTGGATTTATTCACGGCATGCTAAACGATGAACCATTTATGAGTGCAGTTAAATTTGGTCAAGACAATGCAACGAAAACCTTACAGTCTGATAAAACGGTAAGACAAAATATTGCAACGGATGAATTAACTAATTGGAGGAATAACTAA
- a CDS encoding carbonic anhydrase, with product MMGTSLNEILSFNESFVKFKQYEPYITSKYPDKKSVILTCMDTRLVELLPKAMNLKNGDVKIVKSAGAQVSHPFGAVMRSILVAVYELKADEVYVIGHHDCGMSAIDPEVMIQHMVERGINEDIFNTVKYSGIDIVDWLRGFGDVSTSVLKSVDMIRNHPLMPKMTPVHGLVIDPNTGKLDLLADGNTNLKESETETLL from the coding sequence ATGATGGGAACTTCTTTAAATGAAATCCTAAGCTTTAATGAGTCCTTTGTTAAATTCAAACAGTACGAGCCTTACATTACATCCAAATATCCTGACAAAAAATCGGTGATCTTAACTTGTATGGATACTCGTCTAGTCGAATTACTGCCTAAAGCAATGAATTTGAAAAATGGTGATGTCAAAATAGTAAAAAGTGCAGGAGCTCAAGTCAGTCATCCTTTCGGAGCTGTTATGCGAAGCATATTAGTAGCTGTGTATGAATTAAAAGCCGACGAGGTTTATGTAATCGGACATCATGATTGTGGCATGAGTGCCATAGATCCAGAAGTAATGATTCAGCATATGGTTGAACGTGGAATCAATGAAGATATTTTTAATACGGTTAAATATTCTGGAATCGACATTGTTGACTGGCTTCGAGGGTTTGGGGATGTTTCGACAAGTGTTTTAAAAAGTGTTGATATGATTCGTAATCATCCTTTGATGCCAAAAATGACACCGGTTCACGGACTTGTCATCGATCCGAATACTGGTAAATTAGATTTACTTGCTGATGGGAATACCAATTTAAAGGAAAGTGAAACAGAAACACTCCTTTAA
- a CDS encoding DUF4870 domain-containing protein, which produces MENNNKILSAICYVSLLFAPFLLPIIVYFVIKDKEVKYHAKRAMLSHSIPTVLSILLVILGLIGVFSMNYDNMNGYIMKMFILMGIYFAITIGVIIWNLVQAYRVFRVGF; this is translated from the coding sequence ATGGAAAATAATAATAAAATACTTTCTGCCATTTGTTATGTTAGTTTATTGTTTGCACCTTTTTTATTGCCTATTATCGTTTACTTCGTCATTAAAGATAAAGAAGTAAAGTACCATGCAAAACGCGCAATGCTATCACACTCCATTCCCACAGTTCTTTCTATTCTTTTAGTTATCTTGGGGTTAATCGGCGTATTTTCTATGAACTATGACAATATGAACGGATACATTATGAAGATGTTCATTTTGATGGGAATTTATTTTGCTATCACGATCGGAGTGATCATTTGGAATTTAGTTCAAGCCTATCGAGTTTTCCGGGTAGGTTTCTAA
- the motA gene encoding flagellar motor stator protein MotA: MDISTLVGIVLGIIAVFVGMVVKGASLSILINPAAFLIIIVGTVATIAVAFPMSELKRVPKLFKILFTEQKGTSEVEIIKMFSQWADLARREGLLALESKASEVEDPFLKNGLTLAIDGQNADYIRDVLTEEVEALEERHASGALIFSQAGTYAPTLGVLGAVVGLMAALGDMSDIDKLGHAITGAFVATLLGIFTGYVLWNPFANKLKRKSAVEVKQKSLMIEGILSVLEGEAPRVIEQKLASYLPTEERRKITDESGAGGNGKEV, translated from the coding sequence ATGGATATATCAACGTTAGTCGGAATCGTACTCGGAATAATTGCTGTATTTGTCGGGATGGTTGTAAAAGGTGCAAGCTTAAGTATTTTAATTAACCCTGCGGCCTTTCTAATAATAATTGTCGGAACAGTCGCTACAATTGCTGTGGCGTTTCCGATGAGTGAGTTAAAAAGAGTCCCTAAGTTATTTAAAATTCTTTTCACTGAACAAAAGGGTACAAGTGAAGTTGAGATTATAAAAATGTTTTCCCAGTGGGCAGATTTAGCTCGCCGAGAAGGGTTGTTAGCACTTGAAAGTAAAGCAAGTGAAGTGGAAGATCCATTCTTAAAGAATGGGTTAACATTGGCAATCGATGGTCAAAATGCTGATTATATTCGCGATGTGCTGACAGAAGAAGTAGAAGCACTTGAAGAGAGACATGCGAGTGGTGCACTAATTTTCTCGCAAGCAGGTACATATGCGCCAACCTTAGGGGTACTTGGTGCCGTTGTTGGTTTAATGGCCGCATTAGGGGATATGAGTGATATCGATAAATTAGGACATGCCATAACAGGTGCATTCGTTGCAACCTTACTCGGTATTTTCACTGGTTATGTACTTTGGAACCCGTTTGCGAATAAACTAAAGCGTAAATCTGCAGTTGAAGTGAAACAAAAAAGTTTAATGATCGAAGGCATCTTATCTGTATTGGAAGGGGAAGCACCTCGTGTCATTGAACAAAAGCTAGCATCTTATTTACCAACGGAGGAACGCCGTAAAATCACAGACGAAAGTGGGGCGGGTGGTAATGGCAAAGAAGTCTAA
- a CDS encoding pseudouridine-5'-phosphate glycosidase has translation MEKYLSYSQEVLEAKEKGLPIVALESTIISHGMPYPQNVRTAREVEQIIRDNGAVPATIAIIDGKIKIGLTDEELEMFGNADNVAKTSRRDLGYLLATKKLGATTVAATMIAAELAGIELFVTGGIGGVHRGAENTMDISADLEELSQTNVAVVCAGAKSILDIGLTLEYLETKGVPVVGYETDVLPAFYTRDSEFSVNFRLDTAQEVADMMRAKWDLGLQGGAVIANPIPVEEALEASFINGIIEKALVEAEENGIKGKEVTPFLLGKVKELTEGKSLEANIALVKNNARVGAAIAVSLNQNK, from the coding sequence ATGGAAAAATATTTATCTTATTCACAAGAAGTACTAGAAGCAAAGGAAAAAGGGTTACCGATTGTAGCTTTAGAATCTACAATTATCTCACACGGGATGCCTTACCCACAAAATGTCCGAACAGCAAGAGAAGTAGAACAAATTATTCGAGATAATGGTGCTGTGCCAGCAACAATTGCCATCATAGATGGAAAAATTAAAATCGGCTTAACAGATGAGGAGCTGGAAATGTTCGGTAATGCGGACAATGTAGCGAAAACTTCTCGCCGTGACCTAGGCTATCTATTAGCAACGAAGAAACTTGGCGCTACAACTGTAGCAGCGACAATGATTGCAGCTGAATTAGCTGGAATTGAACTTTTTGTTACAGGCGGTATTGGTGGGGTTCATAGAGGAGCGGAAAACACAATGGATATTTCTGCAGACTTAGAAGAACTTTCTCAAACAAATGTAGCGGTTGTTTGTGCTGGTGCAAAATCGATTCTAGACATTGGTTTAACACTTGAATATCTTGAAACAAAAGGTGTTCCAGTTGTAGGTTATGAAACAGATGTGTTACCAGCATTCTATACAAGAGATAGCGAGTTCTCTGTAAACTTCCGTTTAGATACAGCTCAGGAAGTGGCAGATATGATGAGAGCTAAATGGGATTTAGGTTTACAGGGTGGAGCTGTTATTGCTAACCCAATTCCAGTTGAAGAAGCATTAGAAGCCAGCTTCATAAACGGAATTATCGAAAAAGCTCTAGTTGAAGCTGAAGAAAATGGAATTAAAGGGAAAGAAGTAACACCATTCCTACTTGGCAAAGTGAAAGAATTAACTGAAGGTAAATCTCTAGAAGCAAATATTGCGCTTGTGAAAAATAACGCAAGAGTCGGAGCAGCAATCGCTGTTTCACTAAATCAAAATAAGTAA